Within Legionella birminghamensis, the genomic segment AATTCACATTCCTTTTACCTTGCATTGTTTTGTCGTTTTGTCACCGGCATCGGCAGCGCTTTTTGCTTCCTTGGCCCTATTCGTCTGGCATCGCGATGGTTCCCGCCTCGGCAAATGGCGATGGTAACCGGTATTATTGTGACAATTGCCATGACCGGCGGCATGCTAGCCCAATATCCTCTGACAAAACTGGTTTCCCAGGTCGGTTGGCGGGAGGCCTTAACCCAGGTCGGATGGCTAGGAATGATTATGCTTGCTCTGATGTTCTTTGGTATTCTTGAAAAGAAACAACAGAAGCAATCCACTTCTCCTAAATCTTTGAACCTGCTGGCAGTTGCAAAACAGACCTATTTGAATACCCAGACTTTAAGAGCTGCCTTGTGTACCAGTTTGATGAATATGGCCATTGCCGTATTTGGAGCGATGATGGGTTCTCTTTATCTTGTGCAGCGTCTGGGAGTCAGTAAAGAAGATGCGGCCATGGTTAATACATTGCTCTTTCTTGGCGCAATTATCGGCGGCCCTTTAATTGGCTGGATATCTGATAAACTGGCCTTGCGGGTTATGCCGATGAAAGCTTGTGTAATCGTTTCACTGGCCATCCTGGTGCTTGTTCTCTATGCGCCAGTGTCCTTACCCGTAATGAAAGTGTTATTTTTCCTGCTCGGATTTTTTACTGCTGGACAAGTAATTAGCTATGCGCTGGTTGCAGAAAAGAGCCCTATTGCAATTACTGCGACAGCAGTCAGTGTGATTTCTATATTAACCCAGGGCGGTTACATTATTTATCAGAATCTGTTTAGTGTGCTATTAATGAGTCATGGGGAAATGCAAATGCATGGCGAAACGCCTGTCTACTCCTTAGGCGATTATCAGTTCGCTGCAATCATTTTACCTGTCGGTTTAATTATCGCATGGCTGGCCTTATGGGGATTGAAAGAAACCCATGGACGGCATGTGGAGGAGTAAAATGGTCGGTCGCGTATGTATTCTGTTGATGGATTCTTTCGGCATTGGCGCTAGCCAGGATGCCGGCAAATATGGTGATCTGGGCGCAGATACGTTTGGCCATATTCATGCAGCCTGCGCTGCAGATCAAGCTAATCGCGCAGAGCTGCGCCATGGCCCTCTATCGATTCCCAATCTCGCCAGACTGGGGCTCTACCATGCCGCTTTAGCCAGCACAGGTATTCCTCTGGTTGATTTAGGCAGCCTGGGGGAACCCGCAGGATATTATGGCTATGCGGTTGAGCAAAGTCTGGGGAAGGACACGCCAAGCGGCCATTGGGAATTGGCTGGCGTACCCGTTTTATTCGAGTGGGGCTATTTTCCAGATGCCCCCAATTGTTTCCCGGAAAAATTAATTGCTGATTTTATAAGAGAAACCAAAATCGCTGGTGTGCTGGGTCTTAAGCATGCGAGCGGAACCACCATTATTGATGAATTGGGTGAAGAGCACATCATCAGCAATAAACCCATTGTTTACACCTCAGCAGACAGTGTTTTTCAGATTGCTGCGCATGAAGAGTATTTTGGCCTTGAAAGGCTTTATGGAATTTGCGAGGTTGCTCGCCGTCTGGTGGATGAATACCAGATTGGTCGCGTCATTGCACGTCCTTTTATTGGCAAACCAGGTGCATTTAAGCGGACTGGCAATCGGAAAGATTATGCCACGCTTCCTCCCGCACCGACTTTACTTGATAAATTAAAAGCCTCTAACAGAGAGGTGATTGCGATAGGAAAGGTGGCTGATATTTACGCACACCAGGGACTAACGCAAACGGTTAAAGCCGATGGCAATATGGCCTTGTTTGATGCCACACTCGCCGCTATGGCAACCGCACCTGCCGGCAGTTTACTGTTCACCAACTTCGTTGATTTTGACTCTTCCTATGGCCACCGGCGGGATGTGGCTGGCTATGCGCAGGCACTGGAAGCCTTTGATGCACGACTCCCTGAGCTAATCAATATATTACAAGCGGATGACTTAGTGGTAATTGCTGCGGACCATGGCTGTGATCCCACTCAACCGGGCTCTGATCATACCCGCGAACATATTCCAGTTCTGGCATTTGGCAAGCAAACAAAAGGCTGCTTCATTGGACGAAGGGACAGCTTCGCCGATGTGGGGCAGAGTATTGCCGAGTTTCTTGGTATTGAACCACTAGAGAATGGCGTCTCGTTTCTGAAGGCGGCAGCCAGCCATGATATATCCTGAGTCCTTTAATCTTTATTGCAAAGGACTCATTAATAACCGTCTGACTTCTCTTCGAAAGTCTATTCTTTATATTCTGTGGTCAGCTAACAGGCCATTAAAAGCCTATGAAATTCTTGAGCATTTGCTGGAAACAAAAATTAATGCCCAGCCGCCCACTGTTTACAGGGTGCTGGATTACTTTGTTTTTGCCGGGTTAGTACACAAGGTCGAGTCCATCCAATGTTATACATTGTGCAAACAGCCGGAGCAGCATTTTCCTTCTGAACTCCTGATGGTGTGTAACCACTGTCATCAGGTGCAGGAAATTTACAACAAGCAGTTAAGGGAACTGATTAAACAGCTAACCGAAGATTGTCAGTTCAATCTTGGCCAATCAACTATTGAGTTGAAAGGCCTTTGCCAGCATTGCGAAAAGCAGGGCTGTATGACCTGCTGAGACCTCAGGGTAAGTCCGTACTCGAATCCTACGGCGAAGACCCTGCCGAATACCCGCGGCTAAGATCTGCCGAATTCCCGCGGCTTTGACCGCGGGATCCATTAAGCTGCCCACCTGAAAAATTTTTGCTAGTCCTGCATGGTTGAATGGCCCCCGCGGTCGAAGCCGCGGGGATACGTGGGACCTCGCCGCGGGATCGTATGACTCTGGCTACAGCCCGTAAAAAATATTACCAGTATCCATTGAAATTCCTGAATTGACCCCCATTTGACAGCTTTGACTTATGAAAAAGAGGATTGGCCTTGGAACAGTATCGCGGTACTACCATTCTTTCCGTTCGCCGGGGGAATAAAGTGATTATTGGGGGCGATGGTCAGGTGACCATGGGCAACACAGTGATGAAAGGTAATGCACGGAAGGTGCGGCGCTTGTATAAAGACAAAGTGATCGCTGGTTTCGCCGGGGGTACGGCAGATGCATTCACTTTATTTGAACGATTCGAGCGTAAGCTGGAAATGCATCAAGGTCACTTAGTACGTGCTGCCGTTGAATTGGCAAAAGACTGGCGCACTGACAAAATACTGCGCCGACTGGAAGCCCTGTTAGCCGTTGCTGATCACAAAGCATCATTGATTATCACCGGTAATGGCGATGTGATTGAGCCAGAGGCGCATGGCCTGATTGCTATTGGCTCCGGCGGTCCTTTTGCCCAATCAGCTGCACGGGCTTTATTGGAAAATACCGATTTATCTGCCCGGGAAATCGTAGAGCAAAGTTTAAAAATTGCCGGTGAGATTTGTATCTACACCAACCATAATTTAACCATCGAAGAATTGGATAGTGAGCATGAGTAATACTATGATGACTCCGCGTGAAATTGTTCAGGAGTTAGATCGATTTATAATTGGACAGGACGAAGCCAAAAGAGCAGTGGCGATTGCACTGCGTAATCGCTGGCGGCGCATGCAGATTGAAGATGATGCATTGCGTAATGAAATTATGCCAAAAAATATTCTGATGATTGGTCCAACCGGGGTGGGTAAAACTGAAATTGCCCGCCGTCTGGCAAAACTGGCGCAGGCTCCGTTTATCAAAGTAGAGGCAACCAAGTTTACAGAAGTAGGTTATGTAGGACGCGATATTGATTCAATAATCAGGGATCTGGCTGATATCGCTATCAAGCAGGAGCGTGAAACAGCCATGAGAAAGGTTGAACACCTCGCTGAGGACGCTGCTGAAGAGCGTGTCCTGGATGCCTTGCTGCCTGCTGCCCGCGGCACCATGATGGCCAGCGAAAAAGAAAGCTCAACCCGTCAGGTGTTTCGCAAGCAGCTAAGGGAAGGCAAGCTGGATGATAATGAAATAGAAATAGAAATTGCTTCTTCACCAGTCGGCATTGAAATAATGGCTCCTCCAGGCATGGAAGAAATGACCAGCCAATTGCAGTCTATGTTTCAGCAAGTCGGGGGCGGACGTACCAAAACGCGCAAAATGACAATCGTCAAAGCAATGAAAATCCTGCGCGAGGAAGAAGCGGCCAAGTTAATCAATGAAGATGATATCAAGCAAAAAGCTATCGAAAAAGTCGAGCAGCACGGCATTGTATTTATTGATGAGCTGGACAAAGTCGCACAACGCTCAGAAAATGGAATGAGCGGCTCGGTGTCAAGAGAGGGGGTACAACGTGATCTGCTGCCTTTAGTAGAAGGTTCAACGGTTTCGACTAAATACGGCATGATCAAATCCGATCATATTCTCTTTATCGCTTCAGGCGCATTTCATGTTGCCAAACCTTCCGATCTGATCGCCGAACTTCAGGGACGTTTACCCATCCGTGTCGAACTCTCGGCATTAAGCGTAGAGGATTTTGTGCGAATTCTTACAGAGCCCAGCGCGTCATTGACAGAGCAATATTCAGCCTTAATGGCAACCGAAGGGCTAACGCTGACCTTTGATGATACCGGCATTCGCCGCATTGCGGAGGTCGCCTGGAAAGTGAATGAGCGCACGGAAAACATCGGTGCCAGACGTTTGTATACGGTAATGGAACGCCTTTTGGAGGTTGTTTCTTTTGAAGCGACGGACAAATCGGGTGAAGCAGTTCACATTGATGCGGCCTATGTCGATAAACATCTTGGCAAGCTGGTAGATGATGAAGATCTGGCTCGATATATTTTATAATCGTAAAAGCGTCTGCTTTCAATTGGGATCTCGGACGCTGCGATTTAAGTGATAACTATGACAGGAGGCTTTCATCAGACTATAATCCTTATATGGATGAAATATGAAACGATGATAGTGTGTCAAATTATTGATAAGCCATGATCATTACTGTTTATGGCTTTTAAGGATCTGAAAGAATGCCAATTCCTTTCATATTGTTGGTAGAAGATAATTTAATTGCCTTGACCACAATTCAAAGCTTAGCCAAGCAAAGCCAATGCCGCTGGTTATCCGCTGACAATGCCGAACGAGCTTTTTCTTTGGCTACAGAACATGAATTTGATTTGATAATTACCGATCTGGGATTACCTGATTTTTCGGGTTTGGAACTGACAAAAAAAATAAGGGAATGGGAGGTTGCGAATGGCAAGCCTTCCGTCCCTATTATTGGATTAACCGTACATGCCATGAATGAAGAGGCCCTTTCGGCAGGAATGAATGACTTATTGATAAAGCCTCTGAGTCTTGCTGATTTCCAGAAGTTGCTGGCGGATTATTTGACGGAATAAATCTGTATTTATTACACATGGTCTTGAGCCTCAGAGATTCCTGCCTCTCGGGCACAATGGGCACAGCAATAATATTCCCCTTCTGCTTCCACGCCATGGCCAATAATTTTACAAGAGCAATGTTTGCATTCTGGCGCTAACTCCTGAATCGCACACTCAAAACAATCGAAAGTGTAGTGATTGCCATTTTGTTGAATAATTAAAGGATTCTGGTAATTATTTCCACATACCTGACAGGTTGTCATAACGATCTCCTTTTCTAAAACTCACTCTTTAACTATAGCCCTTTTGAAAAACCTTGTCGGAAAAAGCCATTTGCTATAATTATAATTAAAGTTTGTATAAGCAAGGAGGTGGATCATGCCACGTGGAGATAAATCAAGTTACACAGCCAAACAGAAACGGAAAGCTGAACATATTGAGAAAGGCTATGAGAAGAAAGGTGTTTCCCATAAAGAAGCTGAAGAAAGAGCCTGGCGTACTGTCAATAAACAAGATGGCGGCGGTAAAAAAGATTGATAAATTTACCTGTGTTGGGCTTAGGCCCAACATAAAGGCTAATACTATTTTCGTTTGCTGCAGCTCAAACAGACTACATTTAAATTAAATTGATACATTAAGTTCAAAACAGAGGCATGTGGCTATAGCTTGGGTTATAATAGGCTTAATTTTGAACAGAAATGCGGCTTATGCGAATACCATTAATCGAACCCAGTAATTCTCGTTATCTCTATATTAATCATGCGAACAATCGTGTTCACCTCCTGGTTCCTTTTACCGCAGGTCTTCATGTAAGCACCGATAACACCTGTAAATCCAACCTTGAGTTAAAAGCATTTTTTGAAGGCGGTGCCGTCCTGGAACTGGATTCTTATAAAGCCACGCTAGAATTTCATATGTCCCTGTTAGAAGAGAGTGATGTGCTTTACCTGGCCAAGAAAGAGCGCCTGGCTCAAATCAACATCTACATTGAGGCGCTTGTTGAAATGTGGACCAGTTATCAGAATGAGGTGGACAGAATTCTTGAAAAGGATTCCAATTTATACGGCATTCAATTGCGGCCTGAGACTCAAGACCCTCTGTCCAATGTTGTGAATCCTGTTTTTACAATTAATCGAAAAAATGATGCTCAAGGTGCGCCGCTATCCCCCTTGTATAATCAAATGCAGAGACTCTTTGCAGAACTGGTATTGAAAAAACCAGACCCTAGAAAAAGCCTTATTAATAGTGTATTAGAAAGACTCCCTCAAGGAGCGACATTTGACGATATCAGGGGTCTGTTAAAATCACAGTGTGCAAAGCAATTTAATATTAAGATCGATGTGGACAACTGGATTAATGAGGGCATTAAAACGCCAGTTAATAAAGAGCAGATTGACAAGTTTATGGGGTTTGCTGAGGATACATCCGCGAAAGACTATATTGATGCAGTATTAGGCATCTGTGCACCCGAGCTGTGGCAGATGATTCCGGGTTCGCCATTCTATCTTGGAATTTATAATAATAAGGAGCATCAAGCAGAAAGCCTCTCCCTAATGACGCAGTTTTACCTTGGCGTTTTAAATGTCTACTGTAGGTCCAAGGGCTTCAGCGATAAAAATTTTGGAGAGGTTTTAGACAACTCATCATCTTTAAGCGAGGAGCTTGTCAATGTTGTAGCACATTCATTGAGTATTGGTGAGAATGTAGAGTCACATATTGCGGCATTTTTCAATCAACATCAGAATGAATTTGGATTATCACGAGAGCTTGACTCACTGGATAAAGAGGCGATTATCCAAAAATTTGAAACCACCTATCGCATTGTGACGGCTACAAAAGAAAACCCGCACATGGATGATTTCATGTTTCTGGATACCGAAGCCCAAGGGGAAAATGCTATTTTTATTGCCCACAAGGGCTTAATTTGCACGGATGCTTCGAACATCATTCCTACAACCCCAAAAAACCAGGCCTATTTTGCCGAGATCCGCCAAGAGTCGCACCTGCATCCCAATATGGCCATCCCTCAGGGTGAACCTGCTATTACTGTTGAAATCGAACCTGCTGACCTCAGAAATAAATTGAGTGATGTACAATGGAAAAGACTTCCCAAGGACGTTCGGGCTTTACCTGCATTTAAAGTTTGCGAGCTTTTGGATTATGTGGGAAAAGGCAGGCAAGATGAGGCCTATAGTGTTTTAGAATCATCCCGGGACAAACAGAACTTACTTCGGACGCCTGGTAGATTGACTGATTACTCTGGACGCAGCTTTCATTGTACCGCCTATGAATATGCCTATTGGGCTAAAGATACCCATATGCAGCGTATGCTGGAAGGTCATATGGATGAGGAAACCAAAGCATTCCTGCTAGAAAGAATTGATGCAATCGAGCGCTATGGACTTGTTTATCAACAACACGGAATCGCTTATCAAAACGCACATTATGACATGAGTTTTGTTCTGAAAAATTTAAACGCTGATGAATTCCACCAATTGCAAAAGATGATAGGAAAACGAAGCGCAAAGATACAACAAGCTACTGTCGAAAACTATAAAAATGTATCGTTTACCGCAACTGAATATGAATGGCTCAAAAAAATCTTGAAGAAGTACCGCCCAAAGGGTATTTTTTCTTTCTTTTGCTCTTCTCCGGCAAAATCCCTCAGTACAAAACTGCAGTTTGATTTTCATTCATTAATTACTGAATTAGAAAGTTATACGGCTACTTATGGTAAATTAAGTTATCATCAGAGAGTAGAAGCATGGATGAAGGTTGGCAAGGCGCAGCGGGATGTACCCGCGCACATTGCCCACGAATATTGCCGGCCAGGCAGTTGGGCGGATCCTTTATCTCTATTTAGCGGGGAAACACTGCCGCGCAGTCTTAGATTTATTGATTACGCTACCGAGGTTGAATTCTGGTTCCCGCTTTCCTCCGCTTTTTCTGGTCTCGGTTTTGATTTTGCAATGGCGCGATGGGATGGCGGCAGGGCACTCTCTCATTGTGAGGGACATGAGATTTATGTACCCACGCATGCTGTGGGTGATTTGGCGGCTGTCCGCCATCTTGATGAGGTAAGAACTGCCGATCTTGAGCAATCGCGGGAAAATCTAAGCCGTTCGGACAGTCAATTAGCGTTTGCGCTAACGTGACTGCGCCCGAATAACTCATGCAGGGAAATGGATAAGGTATTTTTTAATTGCTTGTCGGCTTCATTAAAAATACCTGACCAGGGTTGCCAGTGATCATTTTTCAATTCAATCTGTGAAGGCAATTGAAACGGTAATTGCTGGCTTAACCAGTAAACTGAAAACTCTCCCAGATTTCGGCTTAAGTGGAAGGTTTCATCATGGTCCGAATGAATTAATTGCAAATCTTCCAGAATCTCAATCATTTTTCCGATATCCACTGCATAAGGTCTGTCACTGGATTCAGTCAATTGCTCCAAACTAAGGCCTCTGCCATTTTGCTGGGCCTGCCATAAACAATATAACCATAGTAAGGCATGTAAAAAGCCTGGCAGAGGCTGGCCTTGCCGCCTTTGATGATGGACCGCCAGAGCATAGGAAATTTCTGCACCCATCAATGTGATAATCCATACCCAGTACACCCAGACAAAGAAGATCGGAACCGTTGCAAAGGCGCCATATAGAAGCTGGTAAGTATTATACCGTCCCAAATAATAGGCAAAGGCATGTTTGGCAGATTCAAATAAAACCGTAGCGAACAAAGCGCCCCAGAATCCATGGCGGAGCTGGACAGGGCGATTGGGTACTACGACATACAGAAAGGTAAAACCGATTAAGGACAAAAAGAAAGGCAGGTAATTCAGCAGAAAAGAGGGTGTCAATGGCGTTTTTAATAAAGGTAATGAAAAAAGGTAGGAGCTTGCTGCAAGACTTAATCCTAAAAGCACGGGCGCAAGTGATAAGATGGTCCAATACAGTAGAAAAGCGGAGACGCCATGACGGGCACAATTCACCCGCCAGATTTTATTCATGGCCCTTTCGATAGTGACCATCACCAAAAGGGCGGTGACGATAAGAAAAATAACGCCCCATACCGGCAATTTTGAAACCTGCGCGGTAAACTGCTGAATATAAGTCTGAATGACCGCTCCAGTAGCGGGGACAAAATTTGCAAAAATAAAATTTTGCAAGGGTTCAATCAATCCCTGGAATACCGGGAAAGAGGACAAAATGGATAAGCCCACGGTCATAAGCGGGACAATAGCCAGAAGACTGGTGAAGGCCAGTGCTGATGCGCGATAGGTGCAGTCATCTTCGAAAAAATTGTTGACTACAAAATAGATGAAACGCTTGCAGGTTTCATATTGTCTTTTTAGCTGGATTTTCCAGTCCATTAGAGCCCATATCCCTTATCAATAGTGTTTTGCCTATTATACCACTGGTGCCGATTGGCTAAGTCCGCCTGAGATCCTCTTGGATGAGAGCTTAAACATCAGTGATAACCCCAAAAGATAAGCAATGCCGGCGCCAAAACAAAACAGTCCAAAATGAAGGTTATTATGCGCTACATAGACCCGATTGGCTATCTCTACGCCAAGCGCCTGCGCGCACATACTGATTAAGCTGATCATCGCATACGCGGTCCCTTTGGCAATTGCCGTGCTAAATAGTACATGACGGGTTAAAGGAGCAGTAAGCGCTCCCAAACTGAATCCATAGATAACAAGGCCGGGCATGAGCCAGATGTAGCTGGAAGAAAATAACAAGGGTAATAAATAGCAGAGCAACAAACCAAAGCTGAAAATGAAAGATCCGTTAATAATTATTTGCTTGACCGATCGATGCGTTGTCAGCCAGCGCAAATAGAAGTTGCCTGCAATGCCGGCACTAAAGATTGGCAATTGCCAGAGTGCATACTGAATGACGCTTAATTGGGCATCCGTTACTAAAATGATGGGAGAAATTGCAATCCAGGCAATACATGGAATAGCCATAATGCCGGAAGCAATAGCGCCGATCATAAATTCGCTATTCAATAATAACCGGCGATAATTATTGGCCACTATTTTGGGGGCTAAGGAAATTTTAGGAATAATTTCCCCGTCTTTCTTCACTGCCCCTACTGATTCAGGCATAAAATATTTCAGACCCAGCATGGCTGCAACAGCAAGAAAAGCAATTAATAAAAAGATACCGCGCCAGTGGAATAATAGAATGAAGCCAGCGCCCGCCAAGGGACCGACCAGTGGTGCAAGTGAGGCGACATTGGAAAGGATAGCAATAAGGCGAATAGCATCCATTTCAGCAAAGATTTCCTGCAAGGTGGCATAGCCCACTACTGCAGTGAAACAAAGACCCATACCCTGAAAATAACGGGCCATTAAAAACTGAGCCATCGAGTTTGAAGCGGCTATCCACAGGGTAAAAATAAGGAACAGTGCTACACCGGTCAACATGACTGGGCGTCTGCCGAATGCATCAGAAAGCGGCCCCAGAAAAAGCTGCAGGCTGGCGCCTCCCAGAACATACACCGTGAGCGAAGTTGCAATGGACGATTCGGATCCATTAAATGAGGCAACCACATGAATCATTCCAGGCATGATCATATCATTAGCGATATAGGTCAGAAACTGATATAGCACCAGAAAGCCTGCGAAATACAAGGCCTGTTTTCGGGTGATGTTAATTAATGGCTGCGACATTGGTATAAATACGCAAAAACGGTCATGTATTATACATTGATTACTCATCTATGGCTATCCATTAAACTTTTTGTTAATATAAATAACCCATACTACTTCAATCGACTGTTATTTTTGGTTTGGCTAATAAAATGAATAACTAAGCGCCCATTATGCCCCGCGCATATCCCCTGTTTGTTTCAAACGCTACACGTAATTTCTCTTGCATTCGGTATACTTCATTCAGTTTGCCAGGAGAGATCTGTTTTTAAGGATTAAAATGATGACTAAGCAAAAATCGCTAACGGCCATTCTGCCGCTGTTTCTTGTATTATTTATTGACGGCATGGGATTGGGGTTATTATTTCCTATACTCAATGCCATTATTATTGAGCCGACTTCCGGTTTTCTCCCAACTTCGCTGAGTGAGGGCATGCGTGATTTTTACTATGGGCTTACCATTGGAATTTTTATGCTGTGCTGGTTTTTTGGCGCCGCAATTTTAGGGGATCTATCCGATAGCGTTGGCCGTAAAAAATCATTAATGATTTGTCTGATTGGTGCATTTTTAGGCTATTTACTATCGGCCATTGCTATTCTATGCAGCAGTTTCTGGGCTTTAATTCTAGGTAGAATGATTGCCGGTTTTACAGCCGGAAGCCAGCCTATTGCCCAGGCAGCGATTGTCGATGTCAGTTCTGAGGAAAATAAGGCTAGGAATATCGGCTGGATTCTACTTGCCGTATCCTTAGGCTTCGTACTCGGACCCGTATTTGGCGGTGTTCTTTCGGACTCTCGCCTGATTAGCTGGTTTAATTTTGCAACCCCGATGTATTTTGCCTCTGCGATTTCCCTTTTTAATGCCATTATCCTGGCAATTTCTTTTAAAGAGACTTTTGGGGAAGGCAAGGAGAAAATCAAAATACGCTGGCATCATGCCATTCATATTATAATTTCAGCCTTCAGGCATCCGAAAATTGCTAAATATTCTGTGGTGCTTCTGATCATGATTTTTGGCTGGAGTAATTATTTTTCATTCATTCCCCTGTATCTGTTTCAAAAGTATCATTATTCCGTCATGGAAAATTCATTCTTTCTCGCTTTCATGGGACTTGGATTTAGTGTGGGATGCGGTTATGTCGTTGATTTCTGTACAAAACGATTTGAATATAACCTGGTGGTGATTGTTGGGTTATTAGTGACTGCATCCCAGGTACTGCTGATGCTTTTGGTTCAAGAGGCCTGGGTAGCCTGGATGGCTACCTTCTTTATTGGGATTAGCCTGTCGGTTGCATACTCACTGCTCCTGACTATTTTTTCACACTTGGTAAGTGCCCAAGAGCAGGGATGGGTAATGGGGGTTACCGGCTCTATTATGGCATTGTGTTTTGGATTAACCTCCCTTTTTACAGGATTGATAGCCCAGGTAGGCGCGAGCTTGCCAATGCTTCTTGCGACAGGTGGGTTGGCGATGAGCGCTGTGGTCTTAAGTCTTGTAAAATCCAACATCAAAATAGCTGCTCTTGAACCAGCAGTGAGCTAGAAGAAGGACACAATAATGACGCAAAAACCGTACATTCTGATATTGTATTATTCGCGCAAAGGCGCAACCGCTCAACTAGGCCAGTACATCGCACGAGGGGTGGAGTGCGTGGGTGGAATTGAGGCTCGACTTCGTACAGTACCTGCGGTTTCACCAACCTGTGAAGCGATTGCGCCCCCGGTTCCTGAGGAAGGAGCGCCTTATGCCAGTCTTGATGATTTGCAGCATTGCAGCGGTTTGGCGCTGGGAAGTCCCACCCGTTTTGGGAATATGGCGGCACCGCTGAAGT encodes:
- a CDS encoding phosphopentomutase, which translates into the protein MVGRVCILLMDSFGIGASQDAGKYGDLGADTFGHIHAACAADQANRAELRHGPLSIPNLARLGLYHAALASTGIPLVDLGSLGEPAGYYGYAVEQSLGKDTPSGHWELAGVPVLFEWGYFPDAPNCFPEKLIADFIRETKIAGVLGLKHASGTTIIDELGEEHIISNKPIVYTSADSVFQIAAHEEYFGLERLYGICEVARRLVDEYQIGRVIARPFIGKPGAFKRTGNRKDYATLPPAPTLLDKLKASNREVIAIGKVADIYAHQGLTQTVKADGNMALFDATLAAMATAPAGSLLFTNFVDFDSSYGHRRDVAGYAQALEAFDARLPELINILQADDLVVIAADHGCDPTQPGSDHTREHIPVLAFGKQTKGCFIGRRDSFADVGQSIAEFLGIEPLENGVSFLKAAASHDIS
- a CDS encoding MFS transporter, producing the protein MQMVEEYRETGKLRESLLPWIVCVSASLFFFYEFIQGNMFASIADNIMQDYHIQADKMALLSSIYYVSNVIFLFVAGFVLDRYSTKKTVLLAMFLCVLSTFILANSHSFYLALFCRFVTGIGSAFCFLGPIRLASRWFPPRQMAMVTGIIVTIAMTGGMLAQYPLTKLVSQVGWREALTQVGWLGMIMLALMFFGILEKKQQKQSTSPKSLNLLAVAKQTYLNTQTLRAALCTSLMNMAIAVFGAMMGSLYLVQRLGVSKEDAAMVNTLLFLGAIIGGPLIGWISDKLALRVMPMKACVIVSLAILVLVLYAPVSLPVMKVLFFLLGFFTAGQVISYALVAEKSPIAITATAVSVISILTQGGYIIYQNLFSVLLMSHGEMQMHGETPVYSLGDYQFAAIILPVGLIIAWLALWGLKETHGRHVEE
- a CDS encoding MdfA family multidrug efflux MFS transporter; protein product: MSQPLINITRKQALYFAGFLVLYQFLTYIANDMIMPGMIHVVASFNGSESSIATSLTVYVLGGASLQLFLGPLSDAFGRRPVMLTGVALFLIFTLWIAASNSMAQFLMARYFQGMGLCFTAVVGYATLQEIFAEMDAIRLIAILSNVASLAPLVGPLAGAGFILLFHWRGIFLLIAFLAVAAMLGLKYFMPESVGAVKKDGEIIPKISLAPKIVANNYRRLLLNSEFMIGAIASGIMAIPCIAWIAISPIILVTDAQLSVIQYALWQLPIFSAGIAGNFYLRWLTTHRSVKQIIINGSFIFSFGLLLCYLLPLLFSSSYIWLMPGLVIYGFSLGALTAPLTRHVLFSTAIAKGTAYAMISLISMCAQALGVEIANRVYVAHNNLHFGLFCFGAGIAYLLGLSLMFKLSSKRISGGLSQSAPVV
- a CDS encoding response regulator, which codes for MPIPFILLVEDNLIALTTIQSLAKQSQCRWLSADNAERAFSLATEHEFDLIITDLGLPDFSGLELTKKIREWEVANGKPSVPIIGLTVHAMNEEALSAGMNDLLIKPLSLADFQKLLADYLTE
- the hslU gene encoding ATP-dependent protease ATPase subunit HslU — translated: MSNTMMTPREIVQELDRFIIGQDEAKRAVAIALRNRWRRMQIEDDALRNEIMPKNILMIGPTGVGKTEIARRLAKLAQAPFIKVEATKFTEVGYVGRDIDSIIRDLADIAIKQERETAMRKVEHLAEDAAEERVLDALLPAARGTMMASEKESSTRQVFRKQLREGKLDDNEIEIEIASSPVGIEIMAPPGMEEMTSQLQSMFQQVGGGRTKTRKMTIVKAMKILREEEAAKLINEDDIKQKAIEKVEQHGIVFIDELDKVAQRSENGMSGSVSREGVQRDLLPLVEGSTVSTKYGMIKSDHILFIASGAFHVAKPSDLIAELQGRLPIRVELSALSVEDFVRILTEPSASLTEQYSALMATEGLTLTFDDTGIRRIAEVAWKVNERTENIGARRLYTVMERLLEVVSFEATDKSGEAVHIDAAYVDKHLGKLVDDEDLARYIL
- a CDS encoding YihY family inner membrane protein, which codes for MDWKIQLKRQYETCKRFIYFVVNNFFEDDCTYRASALAFTSLLAIVPLMTVGLSILSSFPVFQGLIEPLQNFIFANFVPATGAVIQTYIQQFTAQVSKLPVWGVIFLIVTALLVMVTIERAMNKIWRVNCARHGVSAFLLYWTILSLAPVLLGLSLAASSYLFSLPLLKTPLTPSFLLNYLPFFLSLIGFTFLYVVVPNRPVQLRHGFWGALFATVLFESAKHAFAYYLGRYNTYQLLYGAFATVPIFFVWVYWVWIITLMGAEISYALAVHHQRRQGQPLPGFLHALLWLYCLWQAQQNGRGLSLEQLTESSDRPYAVDIGKMIEILEDLQLIHSDHDETFHLSRNLGEFSVYWLSQQLPFQLPSQIELKNDHWQPWSGIFNEADKQLKNTLSISLHELFGRSHVSANAN
- the hslV gene encoding ATP-dependent protease subunit HslV; the protein is MEQYRGTTILSVRRGNKVIIGGDGQVTMGNTVMKGNARKVRRLYKDKVIAGFAGGTADAFTLFERFERKLEMHQGHLVRAAVELAKDWRTDKILRRLEALLAVADHKASLIITGNGDVIEPEAHGLIAIGSGGPFAQSAARALLENTDLSAREIVEQSLKIAGEICIYTNHNLTIEELDSEHE
- a CDS encoding Fur family transcriptional regulator; translated protein: MIYPESFNLYCKGLINNRLTSLRKSILYILWSANRPLKAYEILEHLLETKINAQPPTVYRVLDYFVFAGLVHKVESIQCYTLCKQPEQHFPSELLMVCNHCHQVQEIYNKQLRELIKQLTEDCQFNLGQSTIELKGLCQHCEKQGCMTC